A window of the Gemmatirosa kalamazoonensis genome harbors these coding sequences:
- a CDS encoding HlyD family secretion protein, giving the protein MSAATAPETSRPAPARVPTPAPDPAPAGSKKRFVLPIVGLLVLGGAAWGVKQWTYGRAHESTDDAQVDGHIVPVIAKVGGYVKNVTVVENQAVREGQLLVQIDDAEYRVKLAQAEADLAAAQATTTGGTAAVGQTRAQVQSATSQTAAGEAQVAAARANLDKAESDLRRYEDLASKQIVSQQALDAMRAAAASARANLLAVQRQASATGAGVTGAQANVQSAEANVRLAQARTGAAKAARDNAALQLSYTTVNAPASGTVSRKTVEVGQLVQPGQTLMSVVADTGTWVTANMKETQLKDLRVGQKAEVEVDAYAGATIEGTVESLSSATGAKFALLPPDNATGNFTKVVQRVPVRIHITKGLGKDRPLRPGMSVVVHVDTK; this is encoded by the coding sequence ATGTCCGCCGCGACCGCTCCCGAGACCAGCCGCCCCGCACCCGCCCGCGTGCCGACGCCCGCACCCGATCCCGCCCCCGCGGGCTCCAAGAAGCGCTTCGTCCTGCCGATCGTCGGGCTGCTCGTGCTCGGCGGCGCCGCGTGGGGCGTGAAGCAGTGGACGTACGGCCGCGCCCACGAGTCGACCGACGACGCGCAGGTGGACGGCCACATCGTCCCCGTCATCGCGAAGGTCGGCGGCTACGTGAAGAACGTGACCGTCGTCGAGAACCAGGCCGTGCGCGAGGGGCAGCTCCTCGTGCAGATCGACGACGCGGAGTACCGCGTGAAGCTCGCGCAGGCGGAGGCCGACCTCGCCGCCGCGCAGGCGACGACGACCGGCGGCACCGCCGCGGTCGGCCAGACGCGCGCGCAGGTGCAGAGCGCGACGAGCCAGACCGCGGCCGGCGAGGCGCAGGTCGCCGCCGCGCGCGCGAACCTCGACAAGGCGGAGAGCGATCTGCGCCGCTATGAGGATCTCGCGTCGAAGCAGATCGTGTCGCAGCAGGCGCTCGACGCGATGCGCGCCGCCGCCGCGTCGGCGCGGGCGAACCTGCTCGCGGTGCAGCGCCAGGCCTCGGCCACCGGCGCCGGCGTGACGGGCGCGCAGGCGAACGTGCAGAGCGCGGAGGCGAATGTGCGGCTCGCGCAGGCGCGCACCGGCGCGGCGAAGGCGGCGCGCGACAATGCCGCGCTGCAGCTCTCGTACACGACGGTGAACGCGCCGGCCTCCGGCACCGTGTCGCGCAAGACGGTGGAGGTGGGGCAGCTCGTGCAGCCCGGGCAGACGCTGATGTCGGTCGTCGCCGACACCGGCACGTGGGTGACGGCGAACATGAAGGAGACGCAGCTCAAGGATCTGCGCGTCGGGCAGAAGGCGGAGGTCGAGGTCGACGCCTACGCCGGCGCGACGATCGAGGGCACCGTGGAGAGCCTGAGCAGCGCGACGGGCGCGAAGTTCGCCCTGCTGCCGCCGGACAACGCCACGGGGAACTTCACGAAGGTCGTGCAGCGCGTGCCGGTGCGCATCCACATCACGAAGGGGCTCGGCAAGGACCGTCCGCTGCGTCCTGGCATGAGCGTCGTCGTGCACGTCGACACGAAGTGA
- a CDS encoding TolC family protein translates to MTTISRFLALSAAALVAGRAASPASLAAQTPTTPHDTMLTLGQAARLAARQSAAVLAARERSREAAARVTQARSALLPDLSANASRTGRTFNTATFGIDFPAPPGQPPLFDPNGQVEGPVNLWDVRGRVAANLLDLGALGRVRAAQSAQRATGAEAENQGDLAATQAASAYLRALRAEGQYRARAADSALALDLLGIAQEQLRAGTGVALDVTRAQSQIAQSQAALITARADRDRAQLDLRRALNLSLDTPIRLADSLGTLPANESLPNETDAVQRALANRPDLRAAAAQVEAARRQTSAIKAERLPTVSAFVDQGNIGKDLNHMLPTYDYGVQVSLPIFDGFRREGRVEEQQAVANEAELRRRDLEAQAAVEVRGALLDLRAAREQVAATAERVRLAEQELSQARERFRAGVAGNADVITASLSLNAARTASVDALTAYQTARVSLARAQGSLTELP, encoded by the coding sequence ATGACCACGATCTCACGATTTCTCGCGCTCTCCGCCGCCGCGCTCGTGGCCGGGCGCGCCGCATCGCCCGCTTCGCTCGCCGCGCAGACGCCGACGACCCCGCACGACACGATGCTCACGCTCGGCCAGGCCGCCCGCCTCGCCGCGCGCCAGAGCGCCGCGGTGCTCGCCGCGCGCGAGCGCTCCCGTGAGGCCGCCGCGCGCGTCACGCAGGCGCGCTCCGCGCTCCTGCCCGACCTGTCCGCGAACGCGAGCCGCACGGGCCGCACGTTCAACACGGCCACGTTCGGCATCGACTTCCCCGCCCCGCCCGGCCAGCCGCCGCTGTTCGACCCGAACGGCCAGGTCGAGGGGCCGGTGAACCTGTGGGACGTGCGCGGCCGCGTCGCCGCGAACCTGCTGGACCTCGGTGCCCTCGGGCGCGTGCGTGCCGCGCAGTCCGCGCAGCGCGCGACCGGCGCCGAGGCGGAGAACCAGGGCGACCTCGCCGCGACGCAGGCGGCGAGCGCCTACCTCCGCGCCCTGCGCGCCGAGGGACAGTACCGCGCGCGCGCGGCCGACTCCGCGCTCGCGCTCGATCTGCTCGGCATCGCGCAGGAGCAGCTCCGCGCCGGCACGGGTGTCGCGCTCGACGTCACGCGCGCGCAGTCGCAGATCGCGCAGTCGCAGGCGGCGCTCATCACCGCGCGCGCCGACCGCGACCGCGCGCAGCTCGACCTGCGCCGCGCGCTGAACCTGTCGCTCGACACGCCGATCCGGCTCGCCGATTCGTTAGGCACGCTCCCGGCGAACGAGTCGCTGCCGAACGAGACCGATGCGGTGCAGCGCGCCCTCGCGAACCGGCCGGACCTCCGCGCCGCCGCCGCGCAGGTCGAGGCGGCGCGCCGGCAGACGAGCGCCATCAAGGCGGAGCGGCTCCCCACCGTGTCGGCCTTCGTCGATCAGGGGAACATCGGCAAGGACCTGAACCACATGCTGCCGACGTACGACTACGGCGTGCAAGTGTCGCTGCCGATCTTCGACGGCTTCCGCCGCGAGGGGCGCGTCGAGGAGCAGCAGGCCGTCGCGAACGAGGCGGAGCTGCGCCGCCGCGACCTGGAGGCGCAGGCCGCCGTCGAGGTCCGCGGCGCGCTGCTCGACCTCCGCGCCGCGCGCGAGCAGGTCGCCGCGACGGCGGAGCGCGTGCGCCTCGCCGAGCAGGAGCTGTCGCAGGCACGCGAGCGGTTCCGCGCCGGCGTCGCCGGCAACGCGGACGTCATCACCGCCTCGCTCTCGCTGAACGCCGCGCGCACCGCGTCGGTGGACGCGCTCACCGCCTACCAGACGGCCCGCGTCTCGCTCGCGCGCGCGCAGGGCTCGCTCACCGAGCTGCCCTGA
- a CDS encoding TetR/AcrR family transcriptional regulator, translated as MTLPLDSARRRAPDERPQQILDAALAVFDEEGLDRARLDDIARRAGVAKGTIYLYFPNKEELFREVVRHTIVSRLEAARGKLAAEPDLSAVDQLCSYMHDWWEFLRTPATLAVYRLVIGELHRFPELAAFYLEEVVKPARAFVSGIIARGIERGEFRRVDPAATARTLAAMFVGHALWYCKPEMARSVGAEAPEQLFQQLCDFALHALRPAVGEA; from the coding sequence ATGACGCTGCCTCTGGACTCGGCGCGCCGACGCGCGCCCGACGAGCGCCCCCAGCAGATCCTCGACGCTGCCCTCGCCGTCTTCGACGAGGAGGGCCTCGACCGCGCCCGCCTCGACGACATCGCCCGACGCGCCGGCGTCGCGAAGGGGACGATCTACCTCTACTTCCCGAACAAGGAAGAGCTGTTTCGCGAGGTCGTCCGCCACACCATCGTCTCCCGCCTCGAGGCCGCCCGCGGCAAGCTCGCCGCCGAGCCCGACCTCTCGGCCGTCGACCAGCTGTGCAGCTACATGCACGACTGGTGGGAGTTCCTCCGCACGCCGGCCACGCTCGCCGTCTACCGGCTCGTCATCGGCGAGCTGCACCGCTTCCCCGAGCTCGCCGCGTTCTATCTCGAGGAGGTCGTGAAGCCGGCCCGCGCCTTCGTGTCCGGCATCATCGCCCGCGGCATCGAGCGCGGCGAGTTCCGACGGGTCGACCCCGCCGCCACCGCGCGCACGCTCGCCGCGATGTTCGTCGGCCACGCGCTCTGGTACTGCAAGCCCGAGATGGCGCGGTCGGTCGGCGCCGAGGCGCCGGAACAACTCTTCCAGCAGCTCTGCGACTTCGCTCTTCACGCACTTCGCCCCGCCGTCGGCGAGGCCTGA
- a CDS encoding peptidylprolyl isomerase, whose translation MAKRATFETNRGTIVAELYDAEAPKTVANFEKLANEGFYDGVKFHRVIPDFVVQGGDPLSRDLPAGDRRIGTGGPGYKIPDELAGNPHKHEEGALSMAHAGPNTGGSQFFIVLSERTTRHLNGVHTVFGKVVEGLDVVKQIQANDVMNTVRVS comes from the coding sequence ATGGCCAAGCGCGCTACGTTCGAGACCAACCGCGGCACCATCGTCGCGGAGCTGTACGACGCCGAGGCGCCGAAGACCGTCGCCAACTTCGAGAAGCTGGCGAACGAGGGCTTCTACGACGGCGTGAAGTTCCACCGCGTGATCCCGGACTTCGTGGTCCAGGGGGGCGACCCGCTGTCGCGCGACCTGCCGGCCGGCGACCGTCGGATCGGCACCGGAGGGCCCGGCTACAAGATCCCGGACGAGCTGGCGGGCAACCCGCACAAGCACGAGGAGGGCGCGCTGTCGATGGCGCACGCCGGGCCGAACACGGGCGGCAGCCAGTTCTTCATCGTGCTGAGCGAGCGGACGACGCGGCACCTGAACGGGGTGCACACCGTGTTCGGAAAGGTGGTGGAGGGGCTCGACGTGGTGAAGCAGATCCAGGCGAACGACGTGATGAACACGGTGCGCGTGAGCTGA
- a CDS encoding glycosyltransferase family 9 protein yields MVPPPTALNVVVSRTDRIGDVVLTLPLCGLLKARGHRVVFLGRRYTRPVLEASDAVDEILEWDDARGAEARARLADARADVVLHVKPDVDIAWAAFQARIPLRVGTTRRAFHWLLCNRLESLARKRSPLHEAQLNVQLARTLLPADALALSLDRLAARGRLRPRVPVPDALQPLVARDRFTLVVHPQSGGSAAEWPLDHWSALARALPAERFRVLVTGTRAEGDALRAWLDAQPPHVHDVTGRTDGRELLALLAAAAGFVAASTGPLHAAAALGTRTLGLFSPRRPIHPGRWAPIGERAEVLVPERTGGTAADDLAAITPDAVADRVRAWAARAR; encoded by the coding sequence ATGGTACCGCCGCCCACCGCCCTCAACGTCGTCGTCAGCCGCACCGACCGCATCGGCGACGTCGTGCTCACCCTGCCGCTGTGCGGGCTGCTGAAGGCGCGCGGCCATCGCGTCGTGTTCCTCGGCCGGCGCTACACGCGTCCGGTGCTCGAGGCGAGCGACGCGGTCGACGAGATCCTCGAGTGGGACGACGCGCGCGGCGCGGAGGCCCGCGCGCGGCTCGCCGATGCCCGCGCCGACGTGGTGCTGCACGTGAAGCCCGACGTCGACATCGCGTGGGCCGCGTTCCAGGCGCGCATCCCGCTGCGCGTCGGCACCACGCGGCGAGCGTTCCACTGGCTGCTGTGCAACCGGCTCGAGTCGCTCGCGCGCAAGCGCTCGCCGCTCCACGAGGCGCAGCTGAACGTGCAGCTCGCGCGCACGCTGCTCCCCGCCGACGCGCTCGCACTGTCCCTCGACCGGCTCGCGGCGCGCGGCCGCCTGCGCCCGCGCGTGCCGGTACCCGACGCGCTGCAGCCGCTCGTCGCGCGCGACCGCTTCACGCTCGTCGTGCACCCGCAGTCGGGCGGCAGCGCGGCGGAGTGGCCGCTCGACCACTGGAGCGCGCTGGCCCGCGCGCTGCCCGCGGAGCGGTTCCGCGTGCTCGTCACGGGCACGCGCGCCGAGGGTGACGCGCTGCGCGCGTGGCTCGACGCGCAGCCGCCGCACGTGCACGACGTCACCGGCCGCACCGACGGACGCGAGCTGCTCGCGCTGCTCGCCGCCGCCGCCGGCTTCGTCGCCGCGTCCACCGGCCCGCTGCACGCCGCCGCGGCGTTAGGCACCCGCACGCTCGGCCTGTTCTCGCCGCGGCGCCCGATTCACCCGGGGCGATGGGCGCCGATCGGGGAGCGGGCGGAGGTGCTCGTCCCGGAGCGGACGGGCGGGACGGCGGCCGACGACCTCGCCGCGATCACGCCGGATGCGGTAGCCGACCGCGTTCGCGCGTGGGCCGCGCGAGCGCGCTGA
- a CDS encoding glycosyltransferase family 9 protein, producing MTTPLERVRRRASRVLYRQLNRLYRTLFPTDAPAGHLRPASVRRVLVVRHDAVGDMAVTLPALAYLSATLPAAEIDVVASPRNAALLHGDARVRRVEVNDHSWRSWLRLVRTLRARRYDVVVSPLMSRGLREGLFAGMVARRHGARVSLWRQPQYVGLFTHLHRVSRAHRHMATRLLALVQATIGDGAPARPDVAQWPAVLARDAAAEGRVDAFLCAHVRGPFVALNAWAAEPARALGRALTTELACALAGHDAGLTVVLTPPPTVVGEAEGVAADAAARLGDAGRVIVARPGPTLRDLVALLRRAAVVVTPDTANVHLASAVGTPVVSIHTPLAADVRDWGPWGVPNRTVVLPDARPLRETDPAVVLCAFDALVRELGLGVSALARPTRERGRLPHPA from the coding sequence GTGACCACGCCGCTCGAGCGGGTGCGCCGGCGCGCCAGTCGCGTCCTCTATCGCCAGCTCAACCGGCTGTACCGCACGCTGTTCCCCACCGACGCGCCGGCCGGTCATCTGCGTCCCGCGTCGGTCCGTCGCGTCCTCGTCGTCCGCCACGACGCGGTGGGCGACATGGCCGTGACGCTGCCCGCGCTCGCCTATCTCTCGGCGACGCTCCCCGCGGCGGAGATCGACGTCGTGGCGAGCCCGCGCAACGCGGCGCTGCTGCACGGCGACGCGCGCGTGCGCCGCGTGGAGGTGAACGACCACTCGTGGCGGTCGTGGCTGCGGCTCGTGCGCACGCTGCGCGCGCGGCGCTACGACGTCGTCGTGAGCCCGCTCATGAGTCGTGGGCTGCGCGAGGGACTGTTCGCCGGAATGGTCGCCCGGCGGCACGGGGCGCGTGTGTCGCTGTGGCGCCAGCCACAGTACGTCGGACTGTTCACGCACCTGCACCGCGTGTCGCGCGCGCACCGGCACATGGCGACGCGGCTGCTCGCGCTCGTTCAGGCCACGATCGGCGACGGCGCGCCGGCTCGCCCCGACGTCGCGCAGTGGCCCGCCGTGCTCGCGCGCGATGCCGCGGCGGAGGGGCGCGTCGACGCGTTCCTGTGCGCGCACGTGCGCGGGCCGTTCGTCGCGCTGAACGCGTGGGCCGCCGAGCCGGCGCGCGCGCTCGGTCGCGCGCTGACCACGGAGCTCGCCTGCGCGCTCGCCGGCCACGATGCGGGCCTCACGGTCGTGCTCACGCCGCCGCCGACCGTGGTCGGGGAGGCGGAAGGCGTCGCCGCGGACGCCGCCGCGCGCCTCGGCGACGCCGGGCGCGTGATCGTCGCGCGCCCCGGACCCACGCTGCGCGACCTCGTCGCGCTGCTCCGCCGCGCTGCGGTCGTCGTCACCCCCGACACGGCGAACGTGCACCTCGCGTCCGCGGTCGGCACGCCGGTGGTGTCGATCCACACGCCGCTCGCCGCCGACGTGCGCGACTGGGGACCGTGGGGCGTGCCTAACAGGACGGTCGTGCTGCCCGACGCGCGGCCGCTGCGCGAGACCGATCCCGCCGTCGTCCTCTGCGCATTCGACGCGCTCGTGCGCGAGCTCGGCCTCGGCGTCAGCGCGCTCGCGCGGCCCACGCGCGAACGCGGTCGGCTACCGCATCCGGCGTGA
- the nth gene encoding endonuclease III yields MATKTTTKTTKARKSKTDPARIYALLEETYPDAHCELDFRNAFELLCATILSAQCTDKRVNMVTPTLFAKYPDARALADARQEDVEEIVKTTGFFRNKAKSLIAMARALVERHGGEVPRTMEELVVLPGVGRKTANVILGNAYGINEGITVDTHVLRLAARLGLTKEDDAVKVEQALMPLFPRDRWGMLSHLLIFHGRRTCDARKPRCGDCALVALCPSAAV; encoded by the coding sequence ATGGCCACGAAGACCACGACGAAGACCACGAAGGCGCGGAAGTCGAAGACCGATCCGGCGCGCATCTACGCGCTGCTCGAGGAGACGTATCCCGACGCGCACTGCGAGCTGGACTTCCGCAACGCGTTCGAGCTGCTGTGCGCGACGATCCTCAGCGCGCAGTGCACGGACAAGCGCGTGAACATGGTCACGCCCACGCTGTTCGCGAAGTATCCCGACGCGCGCGCGCTCGCCGACGCGCGGCAGGAGGACGTCGAGGAGATCGTGAAGACGACCGGGTTCTTCCGCAACAAGGCGAAGAGCCTCATCGCGATGGCGCGCGCGCTCGTCGAGCGGCACGGCGGCGAGGTGCCGCGCACGATGGAGGAGCTGGTCGTGCTGCCCGGCGTCGGCCGCAAGACCGCGAACGTGATCCTCGGCAACGCGTACGGCATCAACGAGGGGATCACCGTCGACACGCACGTGCTGCGGCTCGCCGCGCGGCTCGGGCTGACGAAGGAGGACGACGCGGTGAAGGTGGAGCAGGCGCTCATGCCGCTGTTCCCGCGCGACCGCTGGGGGATGCTGTCGCACCTGCTGATCTTCCACGGGCGGCGCACGTGCGACGCGCGCAAGCCGCGGTGCGGCGACTGCGCGCTCGTCGCGCTGTGCCCGTCGGCCGCGGTGTGA
- the polX gene encoding DNA polymerase/3'-5' exonuclease PolX: protein MDPRSAAHVLTRIAALLELNGVNRFKSRAYATAARSVLALDTDDIGPLLRAGELETLPGLGPATLAVLRDLVATGDSSLLEQLQEDTPEGLLEMLRVPGLGTTKIHAIHEGLGVETLHDLELAARDGRLAGLRGFGPKTAEKIAKGIAFLKANGALVLYPHAAAEAGRLLEDVRRHPEVVEAAVAGSVRRRREVICDVDVVAAVRGKPAAVAQSFGRAPGVRDVLGAGGGSARLRYVDGTQLDVHCVVPEQFAVALWRATGTAEHVAEVAARLAARGCRLDGDAITDARGRVVPVPDEPALYALAGLAFVAPELREGRGEVEAAAMGALPCLVSPNDVRGVLHCHSDYSDGNTTIAEMAAAARARGWSYLGITDHSQSAFYAGGLTRDAVLRQHDEIDALNESLGAEGAAFRVLKGIEADILEDGRVDFGGDLLERFDYVIGSVHSRFGMSESAMTERVCRALDDPHLTILGHPTGRLLLTREPYAIDMEAVIDKAAETGVAIELNADPHRLDLDWRLCKRAKERGVLVEIGPDAHSAHGLDNVEIGVGVARKGWLEPNDILNTRTADDVLAFARARREAHR, encoded by the coding sequence ATGGACCCCCGCTCCGCCGCCCACGTCCTGACGCGGATCGCCGCGCTGCTCGAGCTGAACGGCGTCAACCGGTTCAAGTCGCGCGCCTACGCCACTGCCGCCCGCAGCGTGCTCGCGCTCGACACGGACGACATCGGGCCGCTGCTGCGGGCGGGAGAGCTGGAGACGCTGCCGGGGCTCGGCCCCGCGACGCTCGCCGTATTGCGCGACCTCGTGGCCACCGGCGACTCCTCCCTGCTCGAGCAGCTCCAGGAGGACACGCCCGAGGGGCTGCTGGAGATGCTCCGCGTCCCCGGCCTCGGCACGACGAAGATCCACGCGATCCACGAGGGCCTCGGCGTCGAGACGCTGCACGATCTGGAGCTCGCGGCGCGCGACGGTCGGCTCGCGGGGCTGCGCGGCTTCGGGCCGAAGACGGCCGAGAAGATCGCGAAGGGGATCGCGTTCCTGAAGGCGAACGGCGCGCTCGTGCTGTACCCGCACGCCGCCGCCGAGGCGGGACGCCTGCTGGAGGACGTGCGGCGTCATCCCGAGGTCGTCGAGGCGGCGGTCGCCGGCTCCGTGCGCCGTCGGCGCGAGGTGATCTGCGACGTCGACGTCGTCGCTGCGGTGCGCGGCAAGCCGGCCGCCGTCGCGCAGTCCTTCGGCCGCGCGCCCGGTGTGCGCGACGTGCTCGGCGCCGGAGGCGGTTCGGCGCGGCTGCGCTACGTCGACGGCACGCAGCTCGACGTGCACTGCGTGGTCCCCGAGCAGTTCGCCGTCGCGCTCTGGCGCGCCACGGGCACCGCGGAGCACGTGGCGGAGGTCGCGGCGCGGCTCGCGGCGCGCGGCTGCCGCCTCGATGGCGACGCCATCACCGACGCGCGCGGTCGTGTCGTGCCCGTACCCGACGAGCCGGCGCTGTACGCGCTCGCCGGGCTGGCGTTCGTCGCGCCCGAGCTGCGCGAGGGCCGCGGCGAGGTGGAGGCGGCGGCCATGGGAGCGCTGCCGTGCCTCGTGTCGCCTAACGACGTGCGCGGCGTGCTGCACTGCCACTCCGACTACTCCGACGGCAACACGACGATCGCCGAGATGGCGGCGGCGGCTCGCGCGCGGGGGTGGAGCTACCTCGGCATCACCGACCACTCGCAGAGCGCGTTCTACGCGGGCGGTCTCACGCGCGACGCCGTGCTCCGGCAGCACGACGAGATCGACGCGCTGAACGAGTCGCTCGGCGCGGAGGGCGCCGCGTTCCGCGTGCTGAAGGGGATCGAGGCCGACATCCTCGAGGACGGACGCGTGGACTTCGGCGGCGACCTGCTCGAGCGGTTCGACTACGTCATCGGATCCGTGCACTCGCGGTTCGGCATGAGCGAGTCCGCGATGACGGAGCGCGTCTGCCGCGCGCTCGACGATCCGCACCTCACGATCCTCGGCCATCCCACCGGACGCCTGCTGCTCACGCGCGAGCCGTACGCCATCGACATGGAGGCGGTGATCGACAAGGCCGCGGAGACCGGTGTCGCGATCGAGCTGAACGCCGACCCGCATCGCCTCGATCTCGACTGGCGGCTCTGCAAGCGCGCGAAGGAGCGCGGCGTGCTCGTGGAGATCGGCCCCGACGCGCATTCCGCGCACGGGCTGGACAACGTGGAGATCGGCGTCGGCGTCGCGCGCAAGGGCTGGCTCGAGCCTAACGACATCCTGAACACCCGCACCGCCGACGACGTGCTCGCGTTCGCGCGCGCGCGCCGCGAGGCGCACCGCTGA
- a CDS encoding alpha/beta fold hydrolase, with translation MPKHIPAPRASGYAATTDLPLYWAAWGPVGAPRVVVLHGGPGAHHDYLLPQMLRLAERYDALFYDQRGGGRSKTDDPAPITWRTHVDDLARIADELAPGPLHLVGYSWGGLLALLYTLHGRGRPPASLTLIDPAPISRAYRAEFEAEFLRRQQSPAVQALRAELAASGLRERDPAAYRQRSFELSVAGYFHDPAATHDLTPFRVTGRVQESVWKSLADYDLHVSLARVSCPTLVVHGREDPIPLASSEAAAETIPDARLVVLERSGHVPYVENPQGLWDAVEPFLREVVG, from the coding sequence ATGCCCAAGCACATCCCCGCGCCCCGCGCGTCCGGCTACGCCGCCACCACCGACTTACCGCTCTACTGGGCCGCGTGGGGACCGGTGGGCGCGCCGCGCGTCGTCGTGCTCCACGGCGGGCCGGGCGCGCACCACGACTATCTGCTGCCGCAGATGCTGCGGCTGGCCGAGCGGTACGACGCGTTGTTCTACGACCAGCGGGGCGGCGGCCGCTCGAAGACTGACGATCCGGCGCCGATCACCTGGCGCACGCACGTCGACGACCTCGCACGCATCGCCGACGAGCTGGCCCCCGGGCCGCTGCACCTCGTCGGCTACTCGTGGGGCGGGCTGCTCGCGCTGCTGTACACGCTGCACGGGCGAGGCCGTCCGCCGGCGTCGCTCACGCTCATCGACCCCGCGCCGATCTCCCGCGCGTACCGCGCCGAGTTCGAGGCGGAGTTCCTGCGGCGGCAGCAGAGCCCCGCGGTGCAGGCGCTGCGCGCCGAGCTCGCGGCCTCCGGCCTGCGCGAGCGCGATCCGGCGGCGTACCGGCAGCGCAGCTTCGAGCTGAGCGTCGCGGGCTACTTCCACGACCCCGCCGCGACGCACGACCTCACGCCGTTCCGTGTCACCGGCCGCGTGCAGGAGTCGGTCTGGAAGTCGCTCGCCGACTACGACCTGCACGTGTCGCTGGCCCGCGTCTCCTGCCCGACGCTCGTCGTCCACGGCCGCGAGGATCCGATCCCGCTCGCGTCGTCGGAGGCGGCCGCCGAGACGATCCCCGACGCTCGGCTCGTGGTGCTGGAGCGGAGCGGTCACGTCCCGTACGTCGAGAACCCGCAGGGGCTGTGGGACGCCGTGGAGCCGTTCCTGCGCGAGGTGGTCGGCTGA
- a CDS encoding histone deacetylase family protein, with protein MALHLWSSAAYAIPLPDGHRFPMPKYALLRDAVLAAGLVTPARLHDPGRAPREDLLLVHTPRYVDAVTAGTLSAAEQRRIGLPWSEAFVERAYRVVRGTCEAAAAALVDGVAMNLAGGTHHAFPDRGEGFCTFNDVAVAIRRLQRAGSVRRVCVVDLDVHQGNGTHACFAGDASVFTFSMHGARNFPFHKIPGSLDVELDDGTGDERYLELLGHHLPRVLRDAAPDLVVYLAGADPHEHDRLGRLRLTFDGLMRRDAVVLEACRDVGLPVCLTIAGGYGRDVRDTVAVHLNTVRVARQFA; from the coding sequence ATGGCGCTGCACCTCTGGTCGTCCGCCGCCTACGCGATCCCGCTGCCCGACGGGCATCGCTTCCCCATGCCGAAGTACGCTCTGCTGCGCGACGCGGTGCTCGCGGCGGGGCTCGTCACGCCGGCGCGGCTGCACGACCCGGGTCGCGCGCCACGCGAGGACCTGCTGCTCGTCCACACGCCGCGCTACGTCGACGCGGTGACCGCCGGCACGCTGAGCGCGGCGGAGCAGCGGCGCATCGGCCTTCCGTGGAGCGAGGCGTTCGTGGAGCGCGCCTACCGCGTCGTGCGCGGCACGTGCGAGGCCGCCGCCGCGGCGCTCGTCGACGGCGTCGCGATGAACCTCGCCGGCGGCACGCACCACGCCTTTCCCGACCGCGGCGAGGGGTTCTGCACGTTCAACGACGTCGCCGTCGCGATCCGCCGGCTGCAGCGCGCCGGATCCGTTAGGCGCGTGTGCGTCGTCGATCTCGACGTGCACCAGGGCAACGGCACCCACGCGTGCTTCGCCGGCGACGCGAGCGTGTTCACGTTCAGCATGCACGGCGCGCGCAACTTCCCGTTCCACAAGATCCCCGGCTCGCTCGACGTGGAGCTCGACGACGGCACCGGCGACGAGCGCTACCTGGAGCTGCTCGGCCACCATCTTCCGCGCGTGCTGCGCGACGCCGCGCCCGACCTGGTGGTCTATCTCGCCGGCGCCGACCCGCACGAGCACGACCGGCTCGGCCGCCTGCGGCTCACGTTCGATGGGCTCATGCGCCGCGACGCCGTGGTCCTCGAGGCGTGCCGCGACGTCGGCCTCCCGGTGTGCCTAACGATCGCCGGCGGATACGGCCGCGACGTGCGCGACACCGTCGCCGTGCACCTCAACACCGTGCGCGTCGCCCGGCAGTTCGCGTGA